One genomic segment of Bombina bombina isolate aBomBom1 chromosome 4, aBomBom1.pri, whole genome shotgun sequence includes these proteins:
- the LOC128657133 gene encoding histone H4, whose amino-acid sequence MSGRGKGGKGLGKGGAKRHRKVLRDNIQGITKPAIRRLARRGGVKRISGLIYEETRGVLKVFLENVIRDAVTYTEHAKRKTVTAMDVVYALKRQGRTLYGFGG is encoded by the coding sequence ATGTCCGGACGCGGTAAAGGCGGGAAGGGATTAGGTAAAGGAGGCGCCAAGAGGCACCGTAAAGTGCTCCGCGATAACATCCAGGGCATCACTAAGCCGGCTATCCGGCGCTTGGCACGGAGGGGAGGTGTTAAGCGAATCTCCGGCCTCATCTACGAGGAGACCCGCGGAGTGCTCAAGGTCTTCCTGGAAAATGTCATCCGAGACGCCGTCACCTACACCGAGCACGCCAAGAGGAAGACCGTGACCGCTATGGATGTGGTGTATGCTCTGAAACGCCAGGGCCGCACTCTCTACGGCTTCGGGGGTTAA
- the LOC128657134 gene encoding histone H3-like, producing MARTKQTARKSTGGKAPRKQLATKAARKSAPATGGVKKPHRYRPGTVALREIRRYQKSTELLIRKLPFQRLVREIAQDFKTDLRFQSSAVMALQEASEAYLVGLFEDTNLCAIHAKRVTIMPKDIQLARGERA from the coding sequence ATGGCCCGCACCAAGCAGACCGCCCGCAAATCCACCGGAGGGAAGGCTCCCCGCAAGCAGTTGGCCACCAAGGCTGCCAGGAAGAGTGCCCCGGCCACCGGCGGAGTCAAGAAGCCTCACCGCTACCGGCCCGGGACTGTGGCTCTCAGAGAGATCCGCCGCTATCAGAAATCCACCGAGCTGCTCATCCGCAAACTGCCCTTCCAGCGCCTGGTCCGAGAGATCGCCCAGGACTTCAAGACCGATCTGCGCTTCCAGAGCTCTGCGGTCATGGCGCTGCAGGAGGCCAGCGAGGCTTATCTAGTGGGGCTCTTCGAGGACACCAACCTGTGTGCTATCCACGCCAAGAGAGTCACCATCATGCCCAAGGACATCCAGCTGGCCCGCGGGGAGAGGGCTTAG